One part of the Fusobacterium pseudoperiodonticum genome encodes these proteins:
- a CDS encoding ABC transporter ATP-binding protein, translating into MNNMIIKLEDVDKFYMETGNKLHILKKLNLEVKRGEFVSILGKSGSGKSTLLNIMGLLDKIDGGKIWIDDKEVSSLNETERNNIKNHFLGFVFQFHYLMSEFTALENVMIPALLNNFKNKSEIEKEAKELLEIVGLAERMKHKPNQLSGGEKQRVAIARAMINKPKLILADEPTGNLDEDTGEMIFSLFRKINKERNQSIVVVTHARDLSQVTDRQIYLKRGVLE; encoded by the coding sequence ATGAATAATATGATTATAAAATTAGAAGATGTAGATAAATTCTATATGGAAACAGGAAATAAACTACATATTTTGAAAAAATTAAATTTAGAAGTAAAAAGAGGAGAATTTGTATCTATTCTAGGTAAGTCTGGTTCAGGAAAATCTACTCTTTTAAATATAATGGGATTACTTGATAAGATAGATGGTGGAAAGATTTGGATAGATGATAAAGAAGTTTCTTCTCTTAATGAAACTGAAAGAAATAATATAAAAAATCACTTTTTAGGTTTTGTATTTCAATTTCACTATTTAATGAGTGAATTTACTGCTCTTGAAAATGTTATGATACCTGCTCTTTTAAATAACTTTAAAAATAAGTCTGAAATAGAAAAAGAAGCTAAGGAACTATTAGAAATAGTTGGTTTAGCAGAAAGAATGAAACATAAACCTAATCAACTATCAGGTGGAGAAAAGCAAAGAGTGGCAATAGCTAGGGCTATGATTAATAAGCCTAAACTTATTTTAGCTGATGAACCTACTGGAAACTTAGATGAGGATACAGGAGAAATGATATTCTCACTTTTCAGAAAAATAAATAAAGAACGTAATCAAAGTATAGTTGTAGTAACTCATGCTAGAGATTTATCACAAGTTACAGATAGACAAATTTATTTAAAAAGAGGAGTGCTAGAGTAA
- a CDS encoding SemiSWEET family transporter, with protein MSDKQTKILGWLGTTLSILMYVSYIPQIMGNLNGNKTSFIQPLVAAINCTIWVCYGFFKKNRDLPLALANLPGIIFGLIAAFTAL; from the coding sequence ATGAGTGACAAACAAACTAAAATTTTAGGATGGCTAGGGACAACATTATCAATTTTGATGTATGTTTCATATATTCCCCAAATAATGGGAAATTTGAATGGTAATAAAACATCATTCATACAACCTTTAGTTGCTGCAATTAACTGTACAATATGGGTTTGCTATGGATTTTTTAAAAAGAATAGAGATTTACCATTAGCTTTAGCTAATTTACCTGGAATTATTTTTGGATTGATTGCTGCATTTACAGCACTTTAA
- the pbpC gene encoding penicillin-binding protein 1C, with protein MFKNINLKKVAIFIITLFILLFIYLIKIYMTYEPKKLVENINYSKIVLDRNGEILSVFLNKDEEFHLKYEGDIPETLKLAVLNYEDKKFYSHSGVDYPRILKSFFNNITGGKKMGASTISMQVVKLLEPKKRTYFNKLIEIVKAYKLESQFSKEEILKIYLNNVPYGSNIVGYSAAIKMYFNKDVKDLSYAEASLLAVLPNSPGILNLKKNNDKLEEKRNRLLKTLLDKGLIDERQYKFSLLEKFPNKIYYYEKKAPQFSIFLKNKYKEKIIRSTLDYKLQKKLEKIVHDYSNTMKDTGINNAAVLVVNNKTKEVLAYVASQDFYDKKNNGEIDGLQAKRSPASLLKPFLYALSIDEGLIVPDSIYPDVPIYFGNFYPKNSTGTFSGMVKMEDALIKSLNIPFVKLLSDYGIDKFYYFLENNDNYPEDRFDKYGLSLILGTREMRPVDIVKLYVGLANYGKVSNLKYTLTEDVPKEYEQFSKGASYLTLETLSKVVRPGNEKLYSEERPISWKTGTSYGLKDAWSVGVSPDYTVLVWLGNFNQKSIFSLSGVETAGNLLFKVFNIVDINSKPFSKPMEDLKEIEIDEKTGYRKMYDVESKKVLYPKNAKLLRTSPYYKKIFVDEDDIEIDSRSEKFDKRKEKIVIEYPVEVSNYFFLNGVRENKKVKIAYPVENLNIFVPKDFEGYNKIAIKLYNPNNEYVYWYIDEEYMGFSNESERFFELDMGKHKLTIVTEDGAREEVKFKINKR; from the coding sequence ATGTTTAAAAATATTAATCTAAAAAAGGTGGCTATTTTTATCATAACTCTTTTTATATTACTTTTTATCTATTTGATAAAAATATATATGACTTATGAGCCTAAAAAATTAGTTGAGAATATCAACTATAGTAAAATTGTTTTAGATAGAAATGGTGAAATTTTATCTGTCTTTTTAAATAAAGATGAAGAATTTCATTTGAAATATGAAGGTGATATTCCAGAAACTTTAAAGCTTGCTGTTTTAAACTATGAAGATAAAAAGTTTTACTCACATTCTGGAGTTGACTATCCTAGAATATTAAAGTCTTTCTTTAATAATATTACAGGTGGAAAGAAAATGGGAGCAAGTACAATAAGTATGCAGGTTGTAAAATTACTTGAACCTAAAAAAAGAACATATTTCAACAAGTTAATTGAGATAGTAAAGGCATACAAATTAGAAAGTCAATTTTCTAAGGAAGAAATATTAAAAATATATTTGAATAATGTTCCCTATGGTTCTAATATAGTTGGTTATTCTGCAGCAATTAAAATGTACTTTAATAAAGACGTTAAAGACCTTAGTTATGCTGAAGCTTCTCTTTTAGCAGTTCTACCAAATTCCCCTGGGATATTGAATTTAAAAAAGAATAATGATAAACTTGAAGAAAAAAGAAATAGACTATTAAAAACTTTATTGGATAAAGGATTAATAGATGAAAGACAATATAAATTTAGCTTACTTGAAAAATTTCCTAATAAAATTTATTACTATGAGAAAAAAGCTCCACAATTCTCTATATTCTTAAAAAATAAATATAAGGAAAAAATTATAAGGTCAACATTGGACTATAAATTACAGAAAAAGCTAGAAAAAATAGTTCATGATTACTCAAATACAATGAAAGATACAGGTATAAATAATGCTGCTGTTCTTGTTGTAAATAATAAAACTAAAGAAGTACTAGCCTATGTTGCTTCACAAGATTTTTATGATAAAAAGAACAATGGAGAAATTGACGGTCTACAAGCAAAAAGATCTCCAGCTTCTCTTTTAAAACCTTTTTTGTATGCTTTATCAATAGATGAAGGACTAATTGTTCCTGATAGTATTTATCCTGATGTACCTATATATTTTGGAAATTTCTATCCTAAAAACTCAACTGGTACATTTTCAGGAATGGTTAAAATGGAAGATGCACTTATTAAATCTTTAAATATTCCTTTTGTAAAACTCTTATCAGATTATGGAATTGATAAATTTTATTATTTCTTAGAAAATAATGACAACTATCCTGAAGATAGATTTGATAAATATGGCTTATCCTTAATTTTAGGAACAAGAGAAATGAGACCTGTTGACATAGTCAAACTATATGTGGGACTTGCAAACTATGGAAAAGTTTCAAATTTAAAGTATACACTGACTGAAGATGTCCCTAAAGAATATGAACAATTTTCTAAGGGAGCAAGTTATTTAACACTAGAAACATTGTCTAAGGTTGTCAGACCTGGAAATGAAAAATTATATAGTGAAGAAAGACCTATATCTTGGAAAACAGGTACAAGCTATGGTTTAAAAGATGCTTGGTCTGTTGGAGTAAGTCCTGATTATACAGTTCTTGTATGGCTAGGAAACTTCAATCAAAAATCCATTTTTTCATTATCAGGTGTTGAAACAGCAGGAAATTTATTGTTTAAAGTATTTAATATAGTGGATATAAATTCTAAGCCTTTCTCAAAACCAATGGAAGACTTAAAAGAGATAGAAATTGATGAAAAAACTGGTTATAGAAAAATGTATGATGTCGAAAGTAAAAAAGTTTTATATCCAAAAAATGCAAAATTACTTAGAACATCACCTTATTACAAAAAAATCTTTGTAGATGAAGATGACATTGAAATTGACTCAAGAAGTGAAAAATTTGACAAGAGAAAAGAAAAAATTGTTATAGAGTATCCTGTTGAAGTTTCAAATTATTTCTTTTTGAATGGAGTTAGAGAAAACAAAAAGGTTAAAATAGCATATCCTGTTGAAAACTTAAATATATTTGTTCCAAAAGATTTTGAAGGCTATAATAAAATTGCCATAAAATTATATAATCCTAATAATGAATATGTTTATTGGTATATTGATGAAGAATATATGGGATTTTCAAATGAAAGTGAAAGATTTTTTGAGTTGGATATGGGTAAACACAAACTTACTATAGTTACGGAAGATGGAGCTAGAGAAGAAGTAAAATTTAAAATAAATAAGAGGTAG
- the carR gene encoding coaggregation response regulator transcription factor CarR, producing the protein MRILVVEDEKDLNNIITKHLKKNNFSVDSVFNGEEALEYLDYGTYDLIVLDIMLPKVNGYEVIKKLRENKNETAVLMLTARDSIEDKIKGLDLGADDYLIKPFDFGELLARIRALVRRKYGNTSNTMEIDDLCIDIAKKTVVRGGKNIELTGKEYEVLEYLIQNKGHVLSRDKIRDSVWDYGYEGESNIIDVLIKNIRKKIDIGNSKPLIHTKRGLGYVLKEDE; encoded by the coding sequence ATGAGAATTTTAGTAGTTGAAGATGAAAAAGATTTAAACAATATTATTACAAAGCACTTAAAGAAAAATAACTTTAGTGTAGACAGTGTTTTTAATGGTGAAGAAGCACTTGAATATCTAGACTATGGAACTTATGATTTAATTGTACTAGATATTATGTTACCTAAAGTAAATGGTTATGAAGTTATTAAAAAATTAAGAGAAAATAAGAATGAAACAGCTGTTTTAATGCTAACAGCAAGAGACAGTATAGAAGATAAAATTAAAGGCTTAGATTTAGGTGCTGATGATTACTTAATTAAACCTTTCGATTTTGGTGAACTTCTAGCAAGAATTAGAGCCTTAGTAAGAAGAAAATATGGTAATACATCAAATACAATGGAAATAGATGACCTATGTATAGACATAGCGAAAAAGACTGTTGTCAGAGGTGGAAAGAATATAGAATTGACAGGAAAAGAATATGAAGTTTTAGAATATTTAATTCAAAACAAAGGACATGTATTAAGTAGAGATAAAATTAGAGATAGTGTATGGGATTATGGCTATGAAGGTGAATCTAATATCATAGATGTTTTAATAAAAAATATTCGTAAAAAAATAGATATTGGAAACTCAAAACCACTTATTCATACAAAAAGAGGATTAGGCTATGTTCTTAAAGAAGATGAATAG
- a CDS encoding ABC transporter permease, translated as MIEFFIAKKQMLERKKQSILSIVGVFIGITVLIVSLGVSNGLDKNMINSILSLTSHINVYSPENIPNYEELVKNIEEVKGVKGAVPTIETQGIIKYEGHGEPYVAGVKVVGYDLDKAIKVMKLDDYIIDGKIDVEDKKSILIGKELAASMGAMVGDKVKLITSEETDLEMTVGGIFQSGFYEYDLNMVLIPLQTAQYITYSDETVGRLSVRLDNPYDAQELIYDVARKLPTDLYIGTWGEQNRALLSALTLEKTIMLVVFSLIAIVAGFLIWITLNTLVREKTKDIGIMRAMGFSKKNIMLIFLIQGIILGIIGIILGIIVSLILLYYIKNYAVDLVSNIYYLKDIPIEISLKEIAIIVGANFIVILISSIFPAYRAAKLENVEALRYE; from the coding sequence ATGATTGAATTTTTTATTGCAAAAAAACAGATGTTAGAAAGAAAAAAACAAAGTATTTTATCGATAGTTGGAGTTTTTATAGGGATTACAGTTTTAATTGTATCACTAGGAGTTTCAAACGGTCTAGATAAAAATATGATAAATAGTATCTTATCTTTAACTAGCCATATAAATGTTTATTCTCCTGAAAATATTCCAAACTATGAAGAATTAGTTAAAAATATTGAAGAAGTTAAGGGAGTTAAAGGAGCAGTTCCTACTATAGAAACACAAGGGATAATCAAATATGAAGGACATGGCGAACCTTATGTAGCTGGAGTAAAAGTTGTTGGTTATGATTTAGACAAAGCAATTAAAGTGATGAAATTAGATGACTACATCATTGATGGAAAAATAGATGTAGAAGATAAGAAATCTATTTTAATTGGAAAAGAGTTAGCTGCTTCTATGGGAGCTATGGTTGGAGATAAAGTCAAACTGATAACTTCTGAAGAAACAGACTTAGAAATGACTGTTGGTGGAATATTCCAAAGTGGTTTTTATGAGTATGACCTAAATATGGTTTTAATTCCACTTCAAACAGCACAATATATAACTTATAGTGATGAAACAGTAGGAAGGTTATCTGTTAGACTAGATAATCCTTATGATGCACAAGAATTGATTTATGATGTTGCAAGAAAATTACCTACTGACCTATACATAGGAACTTGGGGTGAGCAAAATAGAGCCTTACTTTCAGCTTTAACTTTAGAAAAAACTATAATGTTAGTAGTATTTTCACTTATAGCTATAGTTGCAGGTTTCTTAATTTGGATAACTTTAAATACTCTTGTCAGAGAAAAAACAAAAGATATAGGAATTATGAGAGCTATGGGCTTCTCTAAAAAGAATATTATGTTGATATTTTTAATTCAAGGGATAATATTGGGAATAATAGGAATAATATTAGGAATAATTGTATCTTTAATTTTACTTTATTATATAAAGAATTATGCAGTTGACTTAGTTTCTAATATCTACTATTTAAAAGATATTCCAATAGAAATCTCTTTAAAAGAAATAGCTATTATTGTGGGAGCAAACTTTATTGTAATCTTAATTTCTAGTATATTTCCTGCTTATAGAGCTGCTAAACTTGAAAATGTGGAGGCACTTAGATATGAATAA
- the carS gene encoding coaggregation-regulating histidine kinase CarS yields the protein MFLKKMNRFLSRIPVSIRVTVWFSSVIVILFLIILSSLILIEDKVVNDLSQKELVEAVEEIYEDPEKFENFNDGIYYIKYNEQNEIIAGKFPKDFDIALAFSIEDINIYQVENKKFLYYDTRLQDEDDWIRGIYPLGKVQKEIETFWNIAIALSVLFIIFVVIVGYRIIKNAFKSVKQISNTALEIKRSKDFSNRIELEDSNDDEIHKMASTFNEMLDTVEEVFIHEKQFSSDVSHELRTPITVILAQSDYALQYSDTLEETKESLEVINRHAKRMTNLINQIMELSKLERQKEIEKEKINLSNIVLQLLEDYKPLLESKNLNLIYNVEKDIRIQGNKIMLERVFLNILMNAVKFTKTNIEVSLTREDKTAVLKIRDNGIGISEENKKFIWERFFQVNDSRNKEENKGSGLGLSMVKKIVDLHSATIDLESELEQGTCFTIKFNM from the coding sequence ATGTTCTTAAAGAAGATGAATAGATTTTTATCAAGGATTCCAGTAAGTATAAGAGTTACAGTTTGGTTTTCATCAGTAATTGTTATATTATTTTTAATAATTTTATCATCTTTAATTTTGATAGAAGATAAAGTTGTAAATGATTTAAGCCAAAAAGAACTTGTAGAAGCAGTTGAAGAAATATATGAAGATCCTGAAAAATTTGAAAATTTTAATGATGGAATATATTATATAAAATACAATGAACAAAATGAAATAATTGCTGGTAAGTTTCCTAAAGATTTTGATATAGCCTTAGCATTTTCAATAGAAGATATTAATATATATCAGGTAGAAAATAAAAAATTCCTCTACTATGACACTAGGTTACAAGATGAAGATGATTGGATTAGAGGTATATATCCTTTAGGTAAAGTTCAAAAAGAAATAGAGACTTTCTGGAATATTGCTATTGCTCTAAGTGTCTTATTTATAATTTTTGTTGTTATTGTTGGATATAGAATAATAAAAAATGCTTTCAAGTCTGTTAAACAAATTTCTAACACTGCTTTAGAAATAAAGAGAAGTAAAGATTTCTCAAACAGAATAGAATTAGAAGATTCTAACGATGATGAAATACATAAGATGGCTTCAACATTTAATGAAATGTTAGATACAGTTGAAGAAGTTTTTATACATGAAAAACAGTTTAGTTCTGATGTTTCACATGAATTAAGAACTCCTATAACAGTTATCCTAGCTCAAAGTGATTATGCTTTACAGTATTCAGATACTTTAGAAGAAACTAAAGAATCATTAGAAGTTATTAATAGACATGCTAAGAGAATGACTAATTTAATAAATCAAATTATGGAACTTTCTAAACTTGAAAGACAAAAAGAAATAGAAAAAGAAAAAATAAATCTTTCAAATATAGTTTTACAACTTTTAGAAGACTATAAACCTTTATTAGAAAGTAAAAATTTAAATCTAATATACAATGTTGAGAAAGATATAAGAATACAAGGTAATAAAATTATGTTAGAAAGAGTATTTTTAAATATTCTAATGAATGCTGTAAAATTCACCAAAACAAATATTGAAGTTTCATTGACAAGAGAAGATAAAACTGCAGTGTTAAAAATTAGAGATAATGGTATAGGAATATCTGAAGAAAATAAAAAATTTATCTGGGAAAGATTCTTCCAAGTTAATGATTCAAGAAATAAAGAAGAGAATAAAGGAAGTGGATTAGGACTTTCAATGGTAAAAAAAATAGTGGATCTTCATTCAGCTACTATAGATCTTGAAAGTGAATTAGAACAAGGAACTTGTTTCACTATAAAATTTAATATGTAA